GGTAGATTTGATGTACGGATTCCTGGACCCGAGGATTCGATATGGCTAGAGTGGCGGAGTGGACGGCGGTCGCACGGCCGGCGCGGGGGGTGGTCAGTGCCAGGGTCCGGCGGGTCCTCTTCTCGCGTCCTCTGGTGGTGTTCGGGCTCGTGGTGGTGGGGATGTTCCTTGCCTCGGCCCTCTTCGCGCCCCTGCTGGCTCCCTACGATCCATACGCCCAGGACCTCCGCAACGTCCTCCAGCGGCCTAGTGCGGAGCACTGGCTGGGGACGGACGCCCTGGGGCGGGACGTCCTGAGCCGGCTCATCTACGGAGCCAGGACCTCCCTCATCGTCGCGGTGGGGGCGGTTCTCATGGGAGGGGCGGCGGGGGTGATCCTGGGGCTCATCGCCGGATTCGTAGGGGGGAGAATCGGGGTGTTCATCATGCGGTGTATGGACGCCCTCATGGCCATGCCGCCCCTCGTGTTCACCCTGGTCATCACCTCCCTCCTGGGTGCCGGGGTCCGGAACGTGATGGTGGCACTCGCGGTGGCCTTCATCCCGGGGTACACCCGGCTGACCTTCGGGCAGACCCTTTCCGTGAAGGAGAACGAGTACGTGCTCGCAGCCCGGGCCCTGGGGGCCAGCACAAGCCGCATCATGTTCCGCCACATCCTCCCCAACTGTCTTTCGCCCCTCATCGTGCAGGCGAGCCTGAGCCTCGGGGGGGCCATGCTCATCGAGGGGAGCCTGAGCTTCCTCGGGGTGGGGATCAAACCCCCTACCCCCGCGTGGGGATCCATGGTGCTGGAGGGGTATCGGTTCCTCACCAGCTTCCCCATCCTCTCCCTCGCACCGGGTCTGGCGCTGATGATCGTGGTGTTCGCCTTCAATATGGTGGGGGACGGGA
This region of Armatimonadota bacterium genomic DNA includes:
- a CDS encoding ABC transporter permease, whose protein sequence is MARVAEWTAVARPARGVVSARVRRVLFSRPLVVFGLVVVGMFLASALFAPLLAPYDPYAQDLRNVLQRPSAEHWLGTDALGRDVLSRLIYGARTSLIVAVGAVLMGGAAGVILGLIAGFVGGRIGVFIMRCMDALMAMPPLVFTLVITSLLGAGVRNVMVALAVAFIPGYTRLTFGQTLSVKENEYVLAARALGASTSRIMFRHILPNCLSPLIVQASLSLGGAMLIEGSLSFLGVGIKPPTPAWGSMVLEGYRFLTSFPILSLAPGLALMIVVFAFNMVGDGIRDALDPRLRGVV